The proteins below are encoded in one region of Silene latifolia isolate original U9 population chromosome 2, ASM4854445v1, whole genome shotgun sequence:
- the LOC141642028 gene encoding WAT1-related protein At5g07050-like has translation MEGKGSNGNSFLEKSKPYIAMICLQFGYAGMNIVTKVSLNGGMSHYVLVVYRHAFATIVMAPFALIFERNVRPRMTLVMFIQIFVLGLLGPVIDQNFYYMGLKYTSPTFSCAMSNMLPAMTFVMAFICRMEKVDIKKLRCIAKVVGTLITVGGAMLMTLYKGHVINMVWSSHAHSADHPSSAALAAADKDWAKGSILLILATLAWAAFFILQAITMRKYTAHLSLTTLVCFLGTLQSIVVTFVMEHKPSVWTIGWDMNLLAAAYAGIISSGIAYYVQGIVMEKRGPVFVTAFSPLMMIIVAFMGSFILAEKIYVGGVLGAVLIVMGLYSVLWGKYKEFKEKEAEEMIPEAIKGPNNHINNNQMAIIVEDFQLNDVVQQIDVERRPTTVAISTPIPQPPMLAMEAPKRPQA, from the exons ATGGAAGGAAAAGGAAGCAATGGTAATAGTTTCTTAGAAAAAAGCAAGCCATACATAGCCATGATATGTTTGCAATTTGGCTATGCCGGCATGAACATTGTAACCAAGGTTTCTTTAAATGGTGGTATGAGCCACTATGTCCTCGTCGTGTATCGCCATGCTTTTGCAACTATCGTTATGGCTCCCTTTGCTCTAATTTTCGAAAG GAATGTGAGACCAAGGATGACACTCGTTATGTTCATACAAATTTTCGTCCTAGGTCTTCTTGG GCCGGTGATTGATCAAAATTTCTACTACATGGGATTAAAATACACATCTCCCACGTTTTCATGCGCCATGAGCAACATGTTACCTGCCATGACGTTCGTCATGGCATTCATATGCAG GATGGAAAAAGTGGACATAAAAAAGTTAAGGTGTATAGCCAAAGTGGTGGGAACTTTAATCACAGTTGGAGGTGCTATGTTAATGACCTTGTACAAAGGTCACGTCATTAATATGGTCTGGTCTAGTCATGCTCACTCTGCCGACCACCCGTCCTCGGCCGCCCTCGCCGCCGCTGATAAAGATTGGGCTAAGGGGTCGATTCTTCTAATACTCGCTACTCTTGCATGGGCCGCATTTTTTATCCTTCAG GCCATAACGATGAGAAAATACACCGCTCACCTTTCACTGACTACATTAGTATGCTTTTTGGGCACTTTACAATCTATTGTGGTCACCTTTGTAATGGAACATAAGCCATCAGTTTGGACGATTGGCTGGGATATGAACCTTCTAGCAGCTGCTTACGCC GGCATAATATCATCCGGAATTGCATACTATGTTCAGGGAATTGTAATGGAGAAAAGAGGACCCGTTTTTGTGACCGCTTTTAGTCCTCTAATGATGATCATCGTCGCTTTCATGGGTTCTTTCATCCTTGCAGAGAAAATTTACGTTGGAGG TGTTCTTGGGGCGGTTTTGATTGTGATGGGGTTATACTCGGTTCTATGGGGAAAATACAAGGAGTTCAAGGAGAAGGAAGCTGAAGAAATGATCCCTGAAGCAATTAAGGGGCCTAATAACCACATTAACAACAATCAAATGGCCATTATCGTCGAGGACTTCCAACTAAACGACGTGGTGCAACAAATTGACGTCGAAAGAAGGCCTACAACCGTGGCTATTAGTACTCCAATTCCCCAGCCTCCCATGCTAGCCATGGAAGCACCAAAGAGACCACAAGCTTAA